The following coding sequences are from one Paracoccus alcaliphilus window:
- a CDS encoding enoyl-CoA hydratase/isomerase family protein, which yields MIDVRIDAYSATLTIDRQEKANSLTEAMLRDLTGHLDDLAGRDDIRAVILTGAGRVFSAGADLDEAKAGLAKSPEWERLSARMATMPCLTIAALNGTLAGGAFGMVLACDLRIAVPEARFFYPVMKLGFLPQPSDPRRLTQLIGAARAKMILMAGARIEAREALAWGLVERLVPAQGLMAAAQELAGDCLAADGGHVMAIKAMIGQRP from the coding sequence GTGATAGATGTGCGGATAGATGCTTATTCGGCGACCCTGACAATCGACCGTCAGGAAAAGGCCAATTCGCTGACCGAGGCGATGCTGCGCGACCTGACCGGGCATCTGGATGATCTGGCCGGGCGCGACGATATCCGCGCGGTGATCCTGACCGGCGCCGGGCGGGTGTTTTCAGCCGGTGCCGATCTGGACGAGGCCAAAGCCGGGCTGGCGAAATCCCCCGAATGGGAACGCCTGTCGGCGCGGATGGCGACCATGCCCTGCCTGACCATCGCGGCACTGAACGGCACGCTGGCGGGCGGCGCCTTCGGCATGGTGCTGGCCTGCGATCTGCGCATCGCCGTGCCCGAGGCGCGGTTCTTCTATCCGGTGATGAAGCTGGGCTTTCTGCCGCAACCCAGCGATCCGCGCCGCCTGACACAGCTGATCGGCGCGGCGCGGGCCAAGATGATCCTGATGGCAGGCGCCCGGATCGAGGCGCGCGAGGCACTGGCATGGGGGCTGGTCGAACGGCTGGTCCCGGCGCAGGGCCTGATGGCTGCCGCGCAGGAACTGGCGGGGGATTGTCTGGCCGCCGATGGCGGTCATGTCATGGCGATCAAGGCGATGATCGGTCAGCGCCCGTAA
- a CDS encoding intermembrane transport protein PqiB, protein MSDTPEPLKPASPVRKTAVRAAQAGANLIWLVPIVALIVTLGVAWNAYTGRGVLIEVEFADATGITPGETALRFREITVGRVEAVRFTQDLSRVVVEMRVDNDVAQFIDEDASFWIVRPQVSAQGVTRLDTVLTGAFVEGYWDADTSESQRHFIGLDRPPLIRSDVPGSWIRLSMEAGDGLSEGAPILHRGVQVGRMENIRISDADDRVLADAFIEAPHDDKLTSATAFWDTSGFSLSFGPQGLSFNVNSLASVLQGGVAFDTIVSGGTAIEPGHEFTVRVDEATARSSIFAPEDGEPLRLSMLIDDSVRGLTTGADVQFQGLRVGQVTELSVAVDEAAESPALQQRVNISIWPERMGLPEGSSPEDAMEFLERAVQDGVRARVASAGFFGARLMVEMVTIPDAEPAEIIMREDDLPLMPTAPGDIEDFSDTARGFVDRIGGLPIEEALQAATDMMNSITALTASPAAQGLPAKISQTVDDARVAVADVGAMTTELREAGTAANLARMIDEAAEAAEAVRLAAADVPQMVEDIDAAADSFNQIDFLAISTQAEGILTDLRAMLGSEDAEQLPRNLSDTLQAASGLLNDLRDGNAAGSLNNALQSASTAADEIAASVQELPGLIRRLQATAARADGVLASYGERSAFNAETINMMRELRRASEAFGSLARMIERNPRAFILGR, encoded by the coding sequence ATGAGTGACACGCCAGAGCCGCTGAAACCGGCAAGCCCGGTGCGCAAGACCGCCGTGCGGGCCGCGCAGGCCGGGGCCAACCTGATCTGGCTGGTGCCGATCGTTGCGTTGATCGTGACGCTTGGCGTCGCCTGGAACGCCTATACCGGCCGTGGCGTGCTGATCGAGGTCGAATTTGCCGACGCCACCGGCATCACGCCGGGCGAAACCGCGCTGCGCTTTCGCGAGATCACCGTGGGCCGGGTGGAAGCGGTGCGTTTCACGCAGGACCTGTCGCGCGTCGTCGTGGAAATGCGGGTGGATAACGATGTCGCCCAGTTCATCGACGAGGATGCCAGCTTCTGGATCGTGCGGCCTCAGGTCAGCGCGCAGGGCGTGACGCGGCTGGATACGGTGCTGACCGGGGCCTTTGTCGAGGGGTATTGGGACGCCGATACCAGCGAATCCCAGCGTCATTTCATAGGGTTGGACCGCCCGCCGCTGATCCGCAGCGATGTGCCGGGCAGCTGGATCCGCCTGTCGATGGAGGCGGGCGACGGGCTGTCCGAAGGCGCGCCGATCCTGCATCGCGGCGTGCAGGTGGGCCGGATGGAGAATATCCGCATCTCGGATGCCGACGACCGCGTGCTGGCCGATGCCTTCATCGAGGCGCCGCATGACGACAAGCTGACCTCGGCGACCGCGTTCTGGGATACCTCGGGTTTTTCGCTGTCCTTCGGGCCGCAGGGCCTGTCCTTCAATGTGAACTCGCTGGCCTCGGTTCTGCAGGGTGGCGTTGCCTTCGATACCATCGTCAGCGGTGGCACCGCCATCGAACCCGGCCATGAATTCACCGTCCGCGTCGATGAGGCGACGGCGCGCAGCTCGATCTTCGCGCCCGAGGATGGCGAGCCCCTGCGGCTGAGCATGCTGATCGACGATTCCGTGCGCGGGCTGACCACCGGCGCGGATGTGCAGTTTCAGGGGCTGCGCGTCGGGCAGGTGACCGAATTGTCGGTCGCTGTCGATGAGGCGGCCGAAAGCCCTGCCCTGCAACAGCGGGTGAACATCTCTATCTGGCCGGAACGGATGGGCCTGCCCGAGGGATCTTCGCCCGAGGATGCGATGGAATTTCTGGAACGTGCGGTGCAGGACGGGGTGCGGGCGCGTGTCGCCTCGGCCGGGTTCTTCGGCGCAAGGCTGATGGTCGAGATGGTGACGATCCCCGATGCCGAACCCGCCGAAATCATCATGCGCGAGGATGATCTGCCGCTGATGCCCACCGCGCCCGGCGATATCGAGGATTTCTCGGACACCGCGCGTGGCTTTGTGGACCGGATCGGTGGCCTGCCCATCGAAGAGGCGTTGCAGGCCGCCACCGACATGATGAACAGCATCACCGCGCTGACCGCATCGCCCGCGGCGCAGGGCCTGCCCGCCAAGATCAGCCAGACCGTGGATGATGCGCGCGTGGCCGTGGCCGATGTCGGCGCCATGACGACCGAGCTGCGAGAGGCCGGGACCGCCGCCAATCTGGCCCGCATGATCGACGAGGCCGCCGAAGCCGCCGAGGCCGTCCGTCTGGCCGCCGCCGATGTGCCCCAGATGGTCGAGGATATCGACGCCGCCGCCGATTCCTTCAACCAGATCGACTTTCTGGCCATCAGCACGCAGGCCGAGGGCATCCTGACCGATCTGCGCGCCATGCTGGGCAGCGAGGATGCCGAGCAATTGCCGCGCAACTTGTCCGATACGTTGCAGGCGGCATCCGGTCTGCTGAACGATCTGCGCGACGGCAATGCGGCGGGCAGCCTGAACAACGCCCTGCAATCGGCCAGCACCGCCGCCGACGAGATCGCGGCCTCGGTGCAGGAACTGCCCGGCCTGATCCGGCGTCTGCAAGCCACTGCCGCCCGCGCAGACGGGGTTCTGGCCAGCTATGGCGAGCGTTCGGCCTTCAATGCCGAGACCATCAACATGATGCGCGAGTTGCGCCGCGCCAGCGAGGCTTTCGGTTCGCTGGCCCGGATGATCGAACGCAACCCTCGCGCCTTCATTCTGGGACGATAA
- a CDS encoding paraquat-inducible protein A → MQEGEYDLRTGTGLIACPRCDALHVELELTSGETARCVRCGSVLAKPRAGAFGQLIALAFTSMVLMVGAVFFPFLEISRMGFGNATSLFGVALAFADGVLLPLVLAVLAMIVGLPVLRAFLMVYTLVPLAQGRQPYRHAAAAFRLSEQLRPWSMAEIFVIGTSVALVKVAGLASISLGPAFWAFCALIFVNVAARGFMCQTTIWDAIEDGGLPTDGREMVEGQA, encoded by the coding sequence ATGCAGGAAGGCGAATATGATCTGAGGACCGGCACGGGGCTGATCGCCTGTCCGCGCTGCGATGCCCTGCATGTTGAGCTTGAGCTGACCTCGGGCGAGACCGCGCGCTGCGTCCGCTGCGGTTCGGTTCTGGCCAAGCCGCGCGCGGGGGCCTTCGGACAGCTGATCGCGCTGGCCTTCACCTCGATGGTGCTGATGGTGGGGGCGGTGTTTTTCCCCTTCCTCGAAATCTCTCGCATGGGGTTCGGAAACGCGACCTCGTTGTTCGGGGTGGCGCTGGCATTCGCCGACGGGGTGCTGTTGCCGCTGGTTCTGGCGGTTCTGGCGATGATCGTCGGGCTGCCGGTGCTGCGGGCCTTTCTCATGGTCTATACGCTGGTGCCGCTGGCGCAGGGGCGTCAGCCCTATCGCCACGCCGCCGCGGCCTTCCGGCTGTCCGAACAATTGCGGCCATGGTCGATGGCCGAGATCTTCGTGATCGGCACCTCGGTCGCGCTGGTCAAGGTGGCGGGGCTGGCCAGCATCAGCCTTGGCCCGGCCTTCTGGGCCTTCTGCGCGCTGATCTTCGTCAACGTGGCCGCGCGGGGCTTCATGTGCCAGACGACGATCTGGGACGCGATCGAGGATGGCGGCCTGCCCACCGATGGCCGCGAAATGGTCGAGGGGCAGGCATGA
- a CDS encoding PqiC family protein, which yields MILARFLPLCLAALVLSACSDPEKTSRFLIDPPATGAQVPNRLGTVELRDVSLPEYASGQEVSWQTADGAVRSNPDNLWADNPQRAFTETLAREISNISGATVIGEPWPLAEPPQRRLEVRVEKALAQADGAFRLSGRYFVSDEGFGTGGANHARSFDITVPLGSDQPAAVAQAMSQAISQLAQQIATLSGPGSTIATRNRAADDPFAMF from the coding sequence ATGATTCTTGCCCGTTTTCTCCCTCTTTGCCTTGCGGCGCTGGTGCTGTCGGCTTGTTCCGACCCCGAAAAGACCAGCCGCTTTCTGATCGACCCGCCCGCGACCGGTGCGCAGGTCCCGAACCGTCTGGGCACGGTCGAATTGCGCGATGTGTCACTGCCGGAATACGCCTCGGGGCAAGAGGTGTCGTGGCAGACGGCGGATGGCGCCGTGCGCTCGAACCCGGACAACCTGTGGGCCGACAATCCGCAGCGCGCCTTTACCGAAACCCTGGCGCGAGAGATATCCAACATCTCGGGCGCGACGGTGATCGGGGAACCCTGGCCCCTGGCCGAGCCGCCGCAGCGACGGCTGGAGGTGCGGGTGGAAAAGGCGCTGGCGCAGGCGGATGGGGCGTTCCGTCTCAGCGGGCGCTATTTCGTATCGGACGAGGGGTTCGGCACCGGCGGCGCCAATCATGCCCGCAGTTTCGACATTACCGTGCCGCTGGGGTCGGATCAGCCCGCCGCCGTCGCGCAGGCCATGTCGCAGGCGATTTCGCAACTGGCCCAGCAGATCGCGACCCTGTCCGGCCCCGGCAGCACCATCGCCACCCGCAACCGCGCCGCCGACGATCCTTTCGCGATGTTCTAG
- a CDS encoding paraquat-inducible protein A, translated as MSAPQTDHAAPVMTAHRAGLIGCRGCGRVWPVEKARCDRCHSRLVPPDRRGLQAVWAWWFAGLIMYIPANLFPMMRTETFAGLMGSAEATIIEGVIDLIKHGSYDIAAIVFVASVIVPVGKFVSIAWLALAAGRPATVDQAHTRLKIYEVVEFIGRWSMIDVFVVAILSALVQLGFVASIHPGPAAVSFALSVAFTMLSAQSFDPRLIWRGLPLRRRRET; from the coding sequence ATGAGCGCACCGCAGACCGACCATGCCGCCCCGGTAATGACCGCCCATCGCGCGGGGCTGATCGGCTGTCGCGGCTGTGGCCGGGTCTGGCCGGTCGAAAAGGCGCGTTGCGACCGCTGTCATTCCCGGCTGGTGCCGCCCGACCGGCGCGGATTGCAGGCGGTCTGGGCGTGGTGGTTTGCCGGGCTGATCATGTATATCCCCGCCAACCTGTTCCCGATGATGCGGACCGAGACCTTCGCCGGGCTGATGGGCAGCGCCGAGGCGACGATCATCGAAGGCGTGATCGACCTGATCAAGCACGGCAGCTATGACATCGCGGCGATCGTCTTCGTGGCCTCGGTCATTGTGCCCGTGGGCAAGTTCGTGTCCATTGCGTGGCTGGCGCTGGCGGCGGGACGTCCGGCGACCGTCGATCAGGCCCATACCCGGTTGAAGATATACGAGGTGGTCGAGTTCATCGGCCGCTGGTCGATGATCGACGTTTTCGTCGTCGCGATCCTGTCGGCGCTGGTGCAACTGGGCTTTGTCGCCTCGATCCATCCCGGCCCGGCAGCGGTCTCGTTCGCGCTGTCGGTTGCCTTCACCATGCTTTCCGCGCAGAGTTTTGATCCGCGGCTGATCTGGCGCGGTCTGCCCTTGCGACGGCGGCGCGAAACATGA
- a CDS encoding sensor histidine kinase, giving the protein MLRRLANRLDFTKGLGFRLGALLSVAILPIGMISLIQNLSLSQQAERSNEMAILGRTSLAAAGERALLQSALGSADALGPAVLEVMDDPQACSDLMRSFIERSATYAAAVFVRADGMSDCTSSRDGPQLLDMRDSVSYRTFSEAPGTLVTSVDRGRVSDRSVISVIQPLYREREMLGFVAISLTQELLRSTHAIYQSSDEARIVTFNHRGRILTSDVRDGEEVGAFLPKDVALPSLLARTETTFRGKSNNGEAQVFAVAPVVPGLVYAIGSWNPRMVGLGAFQASHFGAFFLPIALWLVSLAVAYFAVFRLVLRHIRELRGQMRRFAIGSRASPPPVLQNAPSEIADVSQTFHNMARILIRDEAAMEAAVAEKTVLLKEVHHRVKNNLQLIASIINMQSRVIDDPDAKRVLRSVQDRVAALATIYRNLYQAEHLDAVEADRLIGDIINQMTNATVGPGNSLRIDTKLQPLILLPDQAVPLSLLATEAFTNALKYAGTAPGEDQPWVRVSLSSPQPGRAVLEIVNSVGSKEENPDGTGLGSQLIEAFSTQLEGDSFSGIEGDTFVLRLPFAVEQVASTQPDDSRQVVLTSAARQGASH; this is encoded by the coding sequence ATGCTGCGCAGGCTTGCCAACCGGCTGGACTTCACCAAGGGCCTTGGCTTTCGTCTGGGCGCGCTTCTGTCGGTGGCGATCCTGCCCATCGGGATGATCTCGCTGATCCAGAATCTCAGCCTGTCGCAGCAGGCCGAACGCAGCAATGAAATGGCGATCCTGGGCCGCACCTCGCTGGCGGCAGCGGGCGAGCGGGCGCTGTTGCAAAGCGCGCTGGGGTCTGCCGATGCGCTGGGGCCCGCCGTGCTGGAGGTGATGGACGATCCGCAGGCCTGTTCCGACCTGATGCGCAGCTTCATCGAGCGCAGCGCCACCTATGCCGCCGCCGTCTTCGTGCGTGCGGATGGAATGTCGGACTGCACCTCGTCCCGCGACGGGCCGCAATTGCTGGATATGCGCGATTCCGTCAGCTATCGCACGTTTTCCGAAGCGCCGGGCACGCTGGTTACATCCGTTGACCGGGGGCGGGTCAGCGACCGCTCGGTCATTTCGGTGATCCAGCCGCTGTATCGTGAACGCGAGATGCTGGGCTTTGTCGCCATCTCGCTGACGCAGGAACTGCTGCGGTCCACCCATGCGATCTATCAAAGCTCGGACGAGGCGCGGATCGTCACCTTCAACCACCGGGGCCGGATCCTGACCTCGGATGTGCGCGACGGCGAGGAGGTGGGCGCGTTCCTGCCCAAGGATGTCGCCCTGCCCAGCCTGCTGGCGCGGACCGAAACCACCTTCCGCGGCAAATCGAACAATGGCGAGGCGCAGGTCTTTGCCGTGGCGCCGGTGGTGCCGGGTCTGGTCTATGCCATCGGCAGCTGGAATCCGCGGATGGTCGGCCTTGGGGCCTTTCAGGCATCGCATTTCGGCGCTTTCTTTCTGCCCATCGCGCTGTGGCTGGTGTCGCTGGCCGTCGCCTATTTCGCGGTTTTTCGCCTTGTGCTGCGCCATATCCGCGAATTGCGCGGCCAGATGCGCCGTTTCGCCATCGGCAGCCGTGCCAGCCCGCCCCCGGTCCTTCAGAACGCGCCAAGCGAGATTGCCGATGTCAGCCAGACCTTCCACAACATGGCGCGCATCCTGATCCGCGACGAAGCCGCGATGGAGGCCGCCGTCGCCGAAAAGACCGTGCTGTTGAAAGAGGTTCACCACCGGGTCAAGAACAACCTGCAACTGATCGCCTCGATCATCAACATGCAAAGCCGGGTGATCGACGATCCCGACGCCAAACGGGTGCTGCGCTCGGTTCAGGACCGGGTGGCGGCGCTGGCGACGATCTATCGCAACCTCTATCAGGCCGAGCATCTGGACGCGGTCGAGGCCGACCGGCTGATCGGCGACATCATCAACCAGATGACCAACGCCACCGTGGGACCGGGCAATTCGCTGCGGATCGACACGAAACTGCAACCGCTGATCCTGCTGCCCGATCAGGCGGTGCCGCTATCGCTGCTGGCGACCGAGGCCTTTACCAACGCGCTGAAATATGCCGGTACCGCGCCGGGCGAGGATCAGCCCTGGGTGCGGGTTTCGCTCAGTTCGCCGCAGCCGGGGCGGGCGGTGCTGGAAATCGTCAATTCGGTGGGGTCCAAAGAGGAAAACCCGGACGGTACCGGCCTTGGCAGTCAGCTGATCGAGGCGTTCTCGACCCAGCTGGAGGGCGATTCATTTTCGGGGATCGAGGGCGATACTTTCGTGTTGCGCCTGCCCTTCGCGGTTGAACAGGTGGCCTCGACGCAGCCAGACGATAGCCGGCAGGTGGTGCTGACCTCGGCCGCGCGACAGGGCGCAAGTCATTGA
- a CDS encoding TldD/PmbA family protein produces the protein MSGNDTHDNATTKLRNLAEVLLDAARRAGADQADALAIRGHSISIDVRGGALEHADSADGAEIGLRVLVGGRQACVSGSDHDQATIDAMASRAVAMAREAPVDDMLGLADPDQLGPRRDAQGLQIADDLPDPTPAELQDLALRTEAATLSQPGISQVEAANASFSRRQLWIAASNGFSGGYERSTHVISAVAITGEGLGMERDYAAESRVWASDLPQPEEIGRLAAERTLARAGSRKPPTGAFPILFDRRVSASLLGHLLGAVNGAAVARGASWLRDALDQPVLPAGMDLIEDPLKPRYPASRPFDAEGLETRSRAIVRDGILQGWTLDLATGRKLGMASTGSAARGLTSAPSPTISNIALTSGRQSRDDLVADMGRGLVVTSMLGASINDTTGDYSRGAAGFWVENGQIAYPVNECTIAGNLRDMLMTLRAANDALPWRTAEVPSLLVEGMTVAGA, from the coding sequence ATGTCGGGCAACGACACTCACGACAACGCAACCACGAAACTGCGCAATCTGGCCGAGGTGCTGCTGGATGCCGCGCGCCGGGCGGGGGCCGATCAGGCCGACGCGCTGGCGATCCGCGGCCATTCGATCAGCATCGACGTGCGCGGCGGTGCGCTGGAACATGCCGACAGCGCCGACGGGGCCGAGATCGGGCTGCGCGTGCTGGTGGGCGGTCGTCAGGCCTGCGTGTCGGGCAGCGATCACGATCAGGCCACCATCGACGCCATGGCCTCCCGCGCCGTCGCCATGGCGCGCGAGGCGCCGGTGGATGACATGCTGGGGCTGGCCGATCCCGACCAGTTGGGCCCGCGCCGCGATGCGCAGGGTTTGCAGATCGCCGACGACCTGCCCGACCCGACCCCGGCGGAATTGCAGGACCTGGCCCTGCGGACCGAGGCCGCGACCCTGTCGCAGCCCGGCATCTCTCAGGTCGAGGCCGCCAATGCCAGTTTCAGCCGCCGCCAGTTGTGGATCGCGGCCAGCAACGGGTTTTCCGGCGGGTATGAGCGCAGCACCCATGTGATTTCCGCCGTCGCCATCACCGGCGAGGGGCTGGGGATGGAGCGTGACTATGCCGCCGAATCCCGCGTCTGGGCCAGCGATCTGCCACAGCCCGAGGAAATCGGCCGGCTGGCCGCCGAACGCACGCTGGCCCGCGCCGGATCGCGCAAGCCGCCGACCGGGGCCTTTCCGATTCTGTTCGACCGCCGCGTGTCGGCCTCGTTGCTCGGGCATCTGCTGGGCGCGGTGAACGGCGCGGCGGTGGCGCGTGGCGCCAGCTGGCTGCGCGATGCGCTGGATCAGCCGGTGTTGCCCGCTGGCATGGACCTGATCGAAGACCCGCTGAAGCCGCGCTATCCGGCCTCGCGCCCCTTCGATGCCGAGGGGCTGGAAACCCGGTCCCGCGCCATCGTCCGCGACGGCATCCTGCAAGGCTGGACGCTGGATCTGGCGACCGGGCGCAAGCTGGGCATGGCCAGCACCGGATCGGCGGCGCGGGGGCTGACCTCTGCGCCCTCGCCGACCATCAGCAATATCGCCCTGACCTCTGGCCGCCAAAGCCGCGACGATCTGGTCGCGGATATGGGGCGCGGGCTGGTCGTGACCTCGATGCTGGGGGCCTCGATCAACGACACCACGGGCGATTATTCGCGCGGCGCGGCGGGGTTCTGGGTGGAAAACGGGCAGATCGCGTATCCGGTCAACGAATGCACCATCGCCGGCAATCTGCGCGACATGCTGATGACCCTGCGCGCCGCCAATGACGCGCTGCCCTGGCGCACGGCAGAGGTACCCAGCCTGCTGGTCGAGGGAATGACTGTTGCCGGCGCCTGA
- a CDS encoding inositol monophosphatase family protein, with the protein MPAPEDDLALLERAARDAGQIALRYWRKHPRAWDKADDAGPVTEADLAVNDALHDLLMGARPEYGWLSEESEADPSRLDAGHCFIIDPIDGTRAFIDGQDHFAHSLAVAKGDRIVAAAVYLPVRDLCYSAFADGPALMNGQAIAPSKADIDGARVLTYRAATDATHWRGGVTPPFQRDFRPSLAWRLCLAGQGRFDAALSLRAVWEWDIAAGSLIAERAGASVTDRRGARMRFNSPRAMIDGLIVAGPHLHEQLLGALAP; encoded by the coding sequence TTGCCGGCGCCTGAGGACGATCTGGCGCTGCTGGAACGCGCGGCCCGCGATGCCGGGCAGATCGCGCTGCGTTACTGGCGCAAGCATCCGAGGGCCTGGGACAAGGCCGATGACGCAGGCCCGGTGACCGAGGCCGATCTGGCCGTGAACGACGCGCTGCACGATCTGCTGATGGGCGCGCGGCCCGAATATGGCTGGCTGTCCGAGGAAAGCGAGGCCGACCCGTCGCGGCTGGATGCCGGGCATTGCTTCATCATCGACCCGATCGACGGCACCCGCGCCTTTATCGACGGGCAGGATCACTTTGCCCATTCGCTGGCCGTGGCCAAAGGCGACCGGATCGTGGCGGCGGCGGTTTACCTGCCGGTGCGCGATCTGTGCTATAGCGCCTTCGCGGATGGCCCGGCGCTGATGAACGGCCAGGCCATCGCGCCCAGCAAGGCCGATATCGACGGTGCGCGGGTGCTGACCTATCGCGCCGCGACCGATGCCACGCATTGGCGCGGCGGGGTGACGCCACCGTTCCAGCGCGATTTCCGGCCTTCTCTGGCGTGGCGGCTGTGCCTTGCCGGGCAGGGGCGTTTCGACGCGGCGCTGTCGCTGCGGGCGGTCTGGGAATGGGACATCGCCGCGGGCAGCCTGATTGCGGAACGCGCCGGGGCCAGCGTCACCGACCGGCGCGGCGCAAGGATGCGCTTCAACAGTCCGCGCGCGATGATCGACGGCCTGATCGTCGCCGGGCCGCATCTGCATGAACAGCTGCTTGGGGCGCTGGCGCCCTAG
- a CDS encoding DUF2853 family protein, translated as MSRRDDLIAKYAADIRDKLGEEPDLDLLTKVTIGCGPSIYNADAETVASSDQAELDRISANYLVKKLGLASGPELSQAIDAVVEKYGRSNRSKYRAVVYYMLCRHFGKEAAYS; from the coding sequence ATGAGCAGACGCGACGACCTGATTGCCAAATATGCCGCCGATATTCGCGACAAGCTGGGGGAAGAACCCGATCTGGACCTGCTGACCAAGGTCACGATCGGTTGCGGACCCTCGATCTATAACGCCGATGCGGAAACCGTCGCCTCGTCCGATCAGGCAGAGCTTGACCGGATCAGCGCCAATTATCTGGTCAAGAAGCTGGGCCTTGCCAGCGGGCCGGAACTGTCGCAGGCCATCGACGCGGTGGTCGAGAAATACGGCCGTTCCAACCGCAGCAAATATCGCGCGGTGGTCTATTACATGCTGTGCCGCCATTTCGGCAAGGAAGCGGCCTATTCCTGA
- a CDS encoding DUF2125 domain-containing protein produces MFRTLATSTIALIAGAAPLFAEVTPSQVWENLTDYYNRIGYEVVVGQENDGGDTLTLGDVVIKSPENEDYTTNILIPKVTLQQTGDANVRTVFDGDITADFTSPMPDADDMEVSMVIAMPGNEMISSGTPEDLRHDFTYPTMTLSVNFGELSEGVEMPLNISLTDLAGTQTTKLTEGTESVYDMTAAKLTAEFAADQPPSEDGTPQDGRIEGSFEVTDMVMKGSMITPAGEVDLTNDMTAALTAGLFTDGTFSSGPIAGSFHFSGQNPEGQPEEASGSFSAENSELVMELSEKGFSYSGNSGRTEAEVNVSSLPFPITYAADSASGAMAIPVLQSDTPQPFKFAYELAGLTLSDEIWDLFDADQQLPRDPASLAIDLDGDLLVNDNLFDPDFGQTLTEQADGEQADGDDATGDALADGADGTDVQDMPFVPQTLRIAKLALDAVGVTADVTGELDLSQNPQEPVGTIEGNFTGVSGLIDKLIAMGAIPQEQAMGIRMMLAMFAKPVNDDPDNLRTELEFREGGSIFANGQQVK; encoded by the coding sequence ATGTTCAGAACCCTTGCAACCTCGACCATCGCGCTGATCGCGGGTGCGGCGCCGCTTTTTGCCGAGGTGACCCCTTCACAGGTCTGGGAAAACCTGACCGACTATTACAACAGAATTGGTTACGAAGTCGTTGTCGGTCAGGAGAATGATGGCGGCGATACCCTGACGCTTGGCGATGTGGTCATCAAATCCCCCGAAAACGAGGATTACACCACCAATATCCTGATCCCGAAGGTGACGCTGCAACAGACCGGCGACGCCAATGTGCGTACCGTGTTCGACGGCGACATCACCGCCGATTTCACCAGCCCGATGCCCGATGCCGATGACATGGAAGTCAGCATGGTGATCGCGATGCCGGGCAACGAGATGATCAGTTCCGGCACGCCCGAGGATCTGCGTCACGATTTCACCTATCCCACCATGACGCTGAGCGTGAATTTCGGCGAGCTGTCGGAAGGGGTGGAAATGCCCCTGAACATCAGTCTGACCGATCTGGCCGGGACGCAGACCACAAAACTGACCGAGGGCACCGAATCGGTCTATGACATGACGGCGGCCAAGCTGACCGCCGAATTCGCCGCCGATCAGCCACCGTCCGAGGATGGCACGCCGCAGGATGGCCGGATCGAAGGCAGCTTCGAGGTCACCGACATGGTGATGAAAGGCAGCATGATCACGCCCGCGGGCGAGGTCGATCTGACCAATGACATGACCGCCGCGCTGACGGCGGGCCTGTTCACTGACGGCACCTTCTCCAGCGGGCCGATCGCCGGCAGCTTCCACTTCTCGGGCCAGAACCCCGAGGGCCAGCCCGAAGAAGCGTCGGGCAGCTTCAGCGCCGAAAACAGCGAGTTGGTGATGGAGCTTTCGGAAAAGGGCTTCAGCTACAGCGGCAATTCGGGCCGGACCGAAGCCGAGGTGAATGTCTCGTCCCTGCCGTTCCCGATCACCTATGCCGCCGACAGCGCCTCGGGCGCGATGGCCATTCCGGTGCTTCAGTCTGACACGCCGCAGCCGTTCAAATTCGCCTATGAACTGGCCGGCCTGACCCTCTCGGACGAGATCTGGGATCTGTTCGATGCCGATCAGCAACTGCCGCGCGATCCGGCCTCGCTGGCCATTGATCTGGATGGCGACCTGCTGGTCAATGACAACCTGTTCGACCCCGATTTCGGCCAGACCCTGACCGAACAGGCGGACGGTGAACAGGCGGATGGGGACGACGCCACCGGCGACGCACTTGCCGACGGCGCTGACGGCACGGATGTCCAGGACATGCCCTTCGTGCCGCAGACCCTGCGCATCGCCAAGCTGGCGCTGGATGCGGTGGGTGTCACGGCGGATGTCACCGGAGAGTTGGACCTGAGCCAGAACCCGCAGGAACCCGTCGGCACGATCGAGGGCAATTTCACCGGCGTCAGCGGCCTGATCGACAAGCTGATCGCGATGGGCGCCATCCCGCAGGAACAGGCAATGGGCATTCGCATGATGCTGGCGATGTTCGCCAAGCCGGTGAATGACGATCCCGACAACCTGCGGACCGAACTGGAATTCCGCGAAGGCGGTTCGATCTTTGCCAATGGACAACAGGTGAAGTAA